The following coding sequences are from one Luteimonas sp. S4-F44 window:
- a CDS encoding cation:dicarboxylase symporter family transporter: MPTDITPPIAPDATLRTAVRPRKPLWHHLYFWVLLGIAAGIVIGLAAPQVGAQMKWLADLFIKLVKVVIAPTIFATVAVGIAGLGNLAKAGGLALKTVVYFNVTTVFALGIGLVVVNLLGPGRNLGLDIETFDASAAQGTLASAGAAAGDGITGFLLHLVPSSFFAAFVEGQLIQVLVMAILVACAITMLGERGKPAVAALDTIAQVMFGVIKIVMWFAPLGAMGGMAFTIGEYGGAILGSLGYFMLSFWLTCLLFLLLVLGPICWWSGFSVFKYIRMIRDELLIVLGTSSSETVLPRMLAKLEAAGVPKSVVGLTIPTGYSFNLDGTAIYMAMGAIFIAQAFGIEVPIGTQIALLVFMLISSNGAAGVSGAGLVTLAASLAAFESVIPLAGIALIVGIDRFMSEGRALTNLTGNGIGTLVIARWTGQLDRERLATVLDNPQLVDPDRVLAEQAARDAGPSVETAPARPA; encoded by the coding sequence ATGCCTACCGATATCACGCCTCCGATCGCGCCCGACGCGACGCTCCGCACCGCCGTCCGCCCCCGCAAACCGCTGTGGCACCACCTCTACTTCTGGGTCCTGCTGGGGATTGCCGCCGGCATCGTCATCGGCCTGGCCGCGCCGCAGGTCGGCGCACAGATGAAATGGCTGGCCGACCTGTTCATCAAGCTGGTCAAGGTCGTCATCGCACCGACGATCTTCGCCACCGTGGCGGTCGGCATCGCCGGCCTGGGCAATCTCGCCAAGGCCGGCGGGCTGGCGCTCAAGACCGTGGTCTACTTCAACGTCACCACGGTGTTTGCGCTGGGCATCGGCCTGGTCGTGGTCAACCTGCTCGGACCCGGCCGCAACCTCGGCCTCGACATCGAGACCTTCGACGCCTCGGCCGCGCAGGGCACGCTCGCCAGCGCAGGGGCTGCGGCCGGCGACGGCATCACCGGCTTCCTATTGCATCTGGTGCCCAGTTCGTTCTTCGCGGCCTTCGTCGAGGGCCAGCTGATCCAGGTCCTGGTGATGGCGATCCTGGTCGCCTGTGCGATCACGATGCTCGGCGAGCGCGGCAAGCCGGCGGTCGCCGCGCTCGACACGATCGCCCAGGTGATGTTCGGCGTGATCAAGATCGTGATGTGGTTCGCGCCGCTGGGCGCGATGGGCGGCATGGCGTTCACGATCGGCGAGTACGGCGGGGCGATCCTCGGCTCGCTCGGCTACTTCATGCTCAGCTTCTGGCTGACCTGTCTGCTGTTCCTGTTGCTGGTGCTCGGGCCGATCTGCTGGTGGTCGGGCTTCAGCGTATTCAAGTACATCCGCATGATCCGCGACGAACTGCTGATCGTGCTCGGCACCTCGTCGTCGGAAACCGTGCTGCCGCGCATGCTGGCCAAGCTCGAAGCAGCCGGTGTGCCCAAGTCGGTGGTCGGCCTGACGATTCCCACCGGGTACTCGTTCAACCTCGACGGCACCGCGATCTACATGGCGATGGGCGCGATCTTCATCGCGCAGGCCTTCGGGATCGAGGTGCCGATCGGCACGCAGATCGCGCTGCTGGTGTTCATGCTGATCTCCTCCAACGGCGCGGCGGGCGTGTCGGGCGCCGGACTGGTGACGCTGGCCGCCTCGCTGGCAGCGTTCGAAAGCGTGATTCCGCTGGCCGGCATCGCGCTGATCGTCGGCATCGACCGCTTTATGTCCGAAGGCCGCGCGCTGACCAACCTGACCGGCAACGGCATCGGTACCCTGGTGATCGCGCGCTGGACCGGCCAGCTCGACCGCGAGCGACTGGCGACGGTGCTCGACAACCCGCAGCTGGTCGACCCGGATCGGGTGCTGGCCGAGCAGGCGGCGCGCGATGCCGGCCCGTCGGTCGAGACGGCGCCGGCGCGGCCGGCCTGA
- the asnB gene encoding asparagine synthase B: MCSIFGIFGLQPGDDIASLRRQALACSQRQRHRGPDWSGVHADDRAILVHERLAIVDPAGGAQPLRSADGALVLAVNGEIYNHQALRADLPAPYAFTTASDCEVINALYREHAADPAGPTTWLEQLNGIFAFALWDRTSGRAIIARDPIGVVPLYWGHDREGRLRVASEMKALVDSCADVAQFPPGHWYDSATGTLTRYYARPWREHDAVAGHAPSLPALREAFEAAVHRQLMTDVPYGVLLSGGLDSSLVAAVAARYARHRIEDGDRSEAWWPRLHSFAIGLTGSPDLAAAAVAAEALGTVHHGFEYTFEEGLDALPDVIRHIETFDVTTIRASTPMFLLARRIKAMGVKMVLSGEGSDEIFGGYLYFHKAPDARQFHEELVRKLDALHGYDCLRANKAMMAWGVEPRVPFLDREFLDVAMDIDAAYKMIDRGSEEYQRMEKGLLRAAFDGALPDEILWRQKEQFSDGVGYGWIDGLKAHAEAQVSDRELAAAASRFPHAPPQTKEAYLYRSLFEQAFPTPAAAATVPGGKSIACSSPAAIAWDAAFANAADPSGRAVAGVHNAAVA, from the coding sequence ATGTGTTCGATCTTCGGCATCTTCGGCCTGCAGCCCGGCGATGACATCGCCTCTCTGCGCCGGCAGGCGCTCGCCTGTTCGCAACGCCAGCGCCATCGCGGTCCCGACTGGAGCGGCGTGCACGCCGACGACCGGGCGATCCTCGTGCACGAGCGCCTGGCGATCGTCGATCCGGCCGGCGGCGCCCAGCCACTGCGCTCGGCCGATGGCGCACTGGTGCTGGCGGTCAACGGCGAGATCTACAACCATCAGGCATTGCGCGCCGACCTGCCTGCGCCCTATGCGTTCACGACCGCGTCCGACTGCGAGGTGATCAACGCGCTGTATCGCGAGCATGCGGCCGACCCTGCGGGCCCAACGACCTGGCTCGAACAGCTCAACGGCATCTTCGCGTTCGCGCTGTGGGACCGCACCTCCGGCCGCGCGATCATCGCCCGCGATCCGATCGGCGTGGTGCCGCTGTACTGGGGCCACGACCGCGAGGGCCGGCTGCGTGTGGCCTCGGAGATGAAGGCGCTGGTCGACAGCTGCGCCGATGTCGCGCAATTTCCGCCCGGCCACTGGTACGACAGCGCGACCGGCACGCTGACGCGCTACTACGCGCGCCCCTGGCGCGAGCACGACGCGGTGGCCGGGCACGCGCCGTCGTTGCCGGCGCTGCGCGAGGCCTTCGAGGCCGCCGTGCATCGGCAGCTGATGACCGACGTGCCGTACGGCGTGCTGTTGTCGGGCGGGCTGGATTCCTCGCTGGTCGCCGCGGTCGCCGCGCGCTATGCGCGCCATCGCATCGAGGACGGCGACCGCAGCGAGGCCTGGTGGCCGCGGTTGCATTCGTTCGCGATCGGCCTGACTGGCTCGCCGGACCTTGCCGCCGCCGCGGTCGCGGCTGAGGCGCTGGGCACCGTGCACCACGGCTTCGAGTACACGTTCGAAGAAGGCCTTGACGCGTTGCCGGACGTGATCCGGCACATCGAGACCTTCGACGTGACCACGATCCGCGCGTCCACGCCGATGTTCCTGCTCGCGCGGCGGATCAAGGCCATGGGCGTGAAGATGGTGCTGTCGGGCGAGGGCTCTGATGAGATCTTCGGCGGCTACCTGTACTTCCACAAGGCGCCCGATGCGCGGCAGTTCCACGAGGAACTGGTGCGCAAGCTCGACGCCCTGCATGGCTACGACTGCCTGCGCGCGAACAAGGCGATGATGGCCTGGGGCGTCGAGCCGCGCGTGCCATTCCTCGACCGTGAGTTCCTCGACGTGGCGATGGACATCGACGCCGCGTACAAGATGATCGACCGCGGCAGCGAGGAGTATCAGCGCATGGAGAAGGGCCTGCTGCGCGCCGCATTCGACGGGGCATTGCCCGACGAGATCCTGTGGCGGCAGAAGGAGCAGTTCAGCGACGGCGTGGGCTACGGCTGGATCGACGGCCTCAAGGCACACGCCGAGGCCCAGGTCAGCGACCGCGAGCTGGCGGCCGCCGCGAGCCGCTTCCCGCACGCGCCGCCGCAGACCAAGGAGGCGTATCTGTATCGCAGCCTGTTCGAACAGGCGTTCCCGACGCCGGCCGCAGCGGCGACCGTGCCGGGCGGCAAGTCGATCGCGTGTTCGTCGCCCGCCGCGATCGCCTGGGACGCCGCGTTCGCGAACGCCGCCGACCCGTCGGGCCGCGCGGTCGCCGGCGTGCACAACGCCGCGGTGGCCTAA
- the fabV gene encoding enoyl-ACP reductase FabV: MIIHPKVRGFICTTTHPTGCANNVRDQIEATQARGVRDDGPKKVLVIGASSGYGLAARISAAFGFGADTLGVFFEKPGTEKKPGTAGWYNAAAFDKAAKQAGLYSRSINGDAFSDAAREQAIALIRDEMGGQVDLVVYSLASPVRKLPDTGELKRSALKPIGEAYTSTAIDTNKDQVIQATVEPATEQEIEDTVTVMGGQDWQLWIDALRDAGVLADGAKTVAFSYIGTEITWPIYWHGALGRAKADLDATARRLDAQLKPSGGSANVAVLKSVVTQASAAIPVLPLYIAIVFKVMKELGLHEGTLDQLDRLFRERMYRTDGAPAELDDEHRLRLDDWELRDDVQAQCKALWPQITTENLTALTDYAGYKHEFLKLFGFERDDVDYDADVDPVVDFDVIELRD; encoded by the coding sequence GTGATCATCCATCCCAAGGTCCGCGGCTTCATCTGCACCACCACGCACCCCACCGGATGCGCCAACAACGTGCGCGACCAGATCGAGGCCACGCAGGCGCGCGGCGTGCGCGACGACGGCCCGAAGAAGGTGCTGGTGATCGGTGCATCGAGCGGCTACGGACTGGCGGCGCGCATCAGCGCGGCCTTTGGCTTCGGCGCCGACACGCTGGGTGTGTTCTTCGAAAAGCCCGGCACCGAGAAGAAGCCCGGCACCGCCGGCTGGTACAACGCTGCGGCGTTCGACAAAGCCGCCAAGCAGGCGGGTCTGTACAGCCGCTCGATCAATGGCGACGCGTTCTCCGACGCCGCGCGCGAGCAGGCGATCGCGCTGATCCGCGACGAGATGGGCGGGCAGGTGGACCTGGTGGTCTATTCGCTGGCCTCGCCGGTGCGCAAGCTGCCCGACACCGGCGAGCTCAAGCGCTCGGCGCTCAAGCCGATCGGCGAGGCCTACACCTCGACCGCGATCGACACCAACAAGGATCAGGTGATCCAGGCGACCGTCGAGCCGGCGACCGAGCAGGAGATCGAAGACACCGTGACCGTCATGGGCGGTCAGGACTGGCAGCTGTGGATCGACGCGCTGCGCGATGCCGGGGTGCTCGCCGATGGCGCGAAGACGGTCGCCTTCAGCTACATCGGCACCGAGATCACCTGGCCGATCTACTGGCACGGTGCGCTGGGCCGGGCCAAGGCCGACCTCGATGCGACCGCGCGCCGTCTTGATGCGCAGCTCAAGCCCAGCGGCGGCAGTGCCAACGTCGCCGTGCTCAAGTCGGTGGTCACCCAGGCCAGTGCTGCGATCCCGGTGCTGCCGCTGTACATCGCGATCGTCTTCAAGGTCATGAAGGAGCTCGGCCTGCACGAGGGCACGCTCGACCAGCTCGACCGTCTGTTCCGCGAGCGCATGTACCGCACCGACGGCGCCCCGGCCGAGCTCGACGACGAACACCGTCTGCGTCTGGACGACTGGGAGCTGCGCGACGACGTGCAGGCGCAGTGCAAGGCGTTGTGGCCGCAGATCACGACCGAGAACCTGACCGCGCTGACCGATTACGCGGGCTACAAGCATGAGTTCCTGAAGCTCTTCGGCTTCGAGCGCGACGACGTCGACTACGACGCGGACGTCGATCCGGTGGTCGATTTCGACGTGATCGAACTGCGCGACTGA
- a CDS encoding TlpA disulfide reductase family protein, which translates to MGLLGACALVAVLAWQNRELREERRWFVTRTTEPYLGMYVPQVDATTLDGAAHVLGAPSGAFQVLYFFTPTCPYSRRSLPRVAEAARRIAEAHGQNVEVLGVCHCTPAQARAYADAHRLPFAVTTLTDRRHVMLFRARNVPALLALDRDGRLRYARVGTFDTKERMQDLLAALQRTDASPALATVEER; encoded by the coding sequence TTGGGCCTGTTGGGCGCCTGCGCGCTGGTGGCGGTGCTCGCCTGGCAGAACCGCGAACTGCGCGAGGAGCGGCGCTGGTTCGTGACACGCACCACCGAACCTTATCTGGGCATGTACGTGCCGCAGGTCGACGCGACCACGCTCGACGGGGCCGCGCACGTGCTCGGCGCGCCGTCCGGCGCGTTCCAGGTGCTGTACTTCTTCACCCCGACCTGCCCGTACTCGCGGCGCTCGCTGCCGCGCGTGGCCGAAGCCGCGCGGCGCATCGCCGAGGCGCACGGCCAGAACGTCGAGGTGCTGGGCGTGTGCCATTGCACGCCGGCCCAGGCGCGTGCCTACGCGGACGCCCATCGCCTGCCGTTTGCGGTGACCACGCTGACCGACCGGCGCCACGTGATGCTGTTCCGCGCGCGCAACGTGCCGGCGCTGCTGGCGCTCGATCGCGACGGCCGGCTGCGCTACGCGCGCGTGGGCACCTTCGATACCAAGGAGCGGATGCAGGACCTTCTGGCCGCGCTGCAACGCACGGATGCGTCGCCGGCCCTGGCCACTGTCGAGGAGCGATGA
- a CDS encoding TraB/GumN family protein, whose product MRLLPVLRAARVAALAFVFLGLAPTAWAQSPAAVDEVAPSAVPHIAEVPAPAPPVPLLWKVSGDHGALYLLGSFHFLQPADYPLSEDVARTLAAAGEVVFELSPEELESPTLAMQMMQAGLRSDGSRLDDDLPPALAADLAAWGQANLAAQPTGGMSAQSLQLFKPWFASLLVTTTELGRYGLQAQLGMDAYLARQAREAGKATAGLETASEQIGFLDGLGQVEQVEMLREALDQAQGGQASIETLHGAWRAGDAAQLWNGMALDMRARFPALYRRINTERNDAWLPKLEQMLQQDGEILVVVGTLHLLGEDGVVEKLAAKGYEVERICSACAPPPTIEIGDGTAPLPEERTPASSPMTAPKDEAPVPPADADDAPPPQPDLPARDPAPPER is encoded by the coding sequence ATGCGTTTGCTCCCTGTATTGCGCGCCGCCCGTGTCGCCGCGCTCGCATTCGTGTTCCTTGGCCTGGCGCCGACGGCATGGGCGCAGTCGCCCGCCGCCGTGGACGAGGTCGCGCCGTCCGCGGTGCCCCACATCGCCGAGGTGCCGGCGCCGGCGCCGCCGGTCCCGCTGCTGTGGAAGGTCTCGGGCGATCACGGTGCGCTGTACCTGCTGGGCTCGTTCCATTTCCTGCAGCCCGCGGACTATCCGCTCTCCGAGGACGTCGCCCGGACGCTGGCTGCGGCAGGCGAGGTGGTCTTCGAGCTGTCTCCCGAGGAACTGGAGTCGCCGACGCTGGCGATGCAGATGATGCAGGCCGGGCTGCGCAGCGATGGCAGCCGCCTCGACGACGACCTGCCGCCGGCGCTCGCCGCCGACCTGGCGGCCTGGGGCCAGGCGAACCTCGCCGCGCAACCGACCGGCGGCATGAGCGCGCAGAGCCTGCAGTTGTTCAAGCCGTGGTTCGCCTCGCTGCTGGTGACCACGACCGAACTGGGCCGCTATGGCCTGCAGGCGCAACTGGGCATGGATGCGTATCTGGCGCGGCAGGCGCGCGAGGCGGGCAAGGCGACCGCGGGGCTGGAGACTGCGTCCGAGCAGATTGGCTTTCTCGACGGCCTGGGCCAGGTCGAGCAGGTGGAGATGCTGCGCGAGGCGCTGGATCAGGCGCAGGGCGGGCAGGCGTCGATCGAGACGCTGCATGGCGCCTGGCGTGCGGGCGACGCGGCGCAGCTGTGGAACGGCATGGCGCTGGACATGCGTGCGCGCTTTCCCGCGCTGTATCGGCGGATCAACACCGAGCGCAACGATGCCTGGTTGCCCAAGCTCGAGCAGATGCTGCAGCAGGACGGCGAGATCCTGGTCGTCGTCGGCACGCTGCACCTGCTGGGTGAGGACGGCGTGGTCGAGAAGCTGGCGGCCAAGGGCTACGAAGTCGAGCGCATCTGCAGCGCCTGCGCGCCCCCGCCGACGATCGAGATCGGCGACGGCACCGCGCCGTTGCCCGAGGAGCGCACGCCTGCCTCGTCGCCGATGACCGCGCCGAAGGACGAAGCGCCCGTACCGCCGGCCGATGCAGACGACGCACCGCCGCCGCAGCCCGATCTGCCCGCGCGCGACCCCGCCCCGCCGGAACGGTGA
- the rnfB gene encoding Rnf electron transport complex subunit RnfB — protein MSPAPDLVERLDRLLPQTQCGQCGFDGCRPYAEAMARGEADIDRCPPGGDAGARALATLLGVPARPFDRSRGPHHPHPPVALVIEADCIGCTKCIQACPVDAIVGASKLMHTVVEPLCTGCALCVPACPVDCIVMVEAA, from the coding sequence ATGTCCCCCGCTCCCGATCTCGTCGAACGCCTCGATCGCCTGCTGCCGCAGACCCAGTGCGGCCAGTGCGGTTTCGACGGTTGCCGCCCCTATGCCGAGGCGATGGCGCGCGGCGAGGCGGACATCGACCGGTGTCCGCCAGGCGGCGATGCCGGCGCGCGCGCGCTCGCGACCCTGCTCGGCGTGCCGGCGCGGCCGTTCGATCGCAGCCGCGGCCCGCACCACCCACACCCGCCGGTCGCGCTGGTCATCGAAGCGGACTGCATCGGCTGCACCAAGTGCATCCAGGCCTGCCCGGTCGACGCGATCGTCGGCGCTTCCAAGCTGATGCATACGGTCGTCGAACCGCTGTGCACCGGCTGCGCCCTGTGCGTCCCGGCGTGTCCGGTCGACTGTATCGTCATGGTCGAGGCGGCCTGA
- the mutL gene encoding DNA mismatch repair endonuclease MutL, protein MPIRQLPDILINQIAAGEVVERPASVVKELVENALDAGARRVDIELEEGGVRLIRVRDDGGGIAPEELSLAVSRHATSKIGSLDDLESVATLGFRGEALPSIASVSRFSLASRREDDAHGSVLQVDGGRVGDLAPKPHPRGTTVEVRDLFFNVPARRKFMRAERTELGHIEEWLRALALVRPDVELRVSHNGKPARRYKGDEDLFSGARLVETLGREFADAALRIDHAAAGLRLSGWIARPAYSRASADQQYLYVNGRSIRDRSVAHAVKQAFADVMYHGRQPAYVLFLELDPTRVDVNVHPAKHEVRFRDARLVHDFVYRTLHEALADTRAGQTGDVATEVPSPGATFAAGPTNGGSAAAWSRPMPQTHLALRVGEARAAYASLYGGGMGGGDTGAPTGTDATFAPGPAVGDAWPGAGGTSADGMALDRAAADSSTADSTAFVPPLGYAVAQLHGIYILSQAADGMIVVDMHAAHERIGYERLKTAHDGEGVRMQPLLVPQTVAVSEREADVAEQEAGTLADLGFEVTRTGPQSLLLRGVPALLVDGDTEALLRDVLADLREHGESRRVRAARDELLSTMACHGAVRANRRLTVPEMNALLRQMEATERSGQCNHGRPTWAHFPLAEIDRWFLRGR, encoded by the coding sequence GTGCCCATTCGTCAACTGCCCGACATCCTGATCAACCAGATCGCCGCAGGCGAGGTCGTCGAACGACCGGCCTCGGTGGTCAAGGAACTGGTCGAGAATGCGCTCGATGCTGGCGCGCGCCGGGTCGACATCGAGCTCGAGGAAGGCGGGGTCCGTCTGATCCGCGTCCGCGACGATGGCGGCGGCATCGCGCCCGAGGAACTGTCGCTGGCGGTGTCGCGGCATGCGACCAGCAAGATCGGCTCGCTCGACGATCTCGAATCGGTCGCCACCCTCGGCTTCCGCGGCGAGGCGCTGCCGTCGATCGCCTCGGTCAGCCGCTTCTCGCTGGCCTCGCGCCGCGAAGACGATGCGCATGGCAGCGTGCTGCAGGTCGACGGCGGGCGCGTCGGCGACCTGGCCCCCAAGCCGCATCCGCGCGGCACGACCGTCGAGGTCCGCGACCTGTTCTTCAACGTGCCGGCGCGCCGCAAGTTCATGCGTGCCGAGCGCACCGAGCTCGGCCACATCGAAGAATGGCTGCGTGCGCTGGCGTTGGTGCGGCCGGATGTCGAGCTGCGCGTGAGCCACAACGGCAAGCCCGCGCGCCGCTACAAGGGCGACGAGGACCTGTTCTCGGGCGCGCGCCTGGTCGAGACGCTGGGCCGCGAGTTCGCCGATGCGGCGCTGCGGATCGACCATGCTGCGGCTGGCCTGCGGCTGTCGGGCTGGATCGCCCGCCCGGCGTACTCGCGCGCCAGCGCCGATCAGCAGTATCTGTACGTCAACGGCCGCTCGATCCGCGATCGCAGCGTCGCGCACGCGGTCAAGCAGGCGTTCGCGGATGTGATGTACCACGGGCGGCAGCCGGCCTATGTGCTGTTTCTTGAACTCGATCCGACCCGGGTCGACGTCAATGTGCATCCGGCCAAGCACGAGGTGCGGTTCCGCGACGCGCGACTGGTGCACGATTTCGTCTATCGCACGCTGCACGAGGCGCTGGCCGATACGCGGGCGGGGCAGACGGGCGATGTGGCGACCGAGGTGCCGTCGCCCGGCGCGACGTTCGCCGCCGGGCCGACGAACGGCGGCTCTGCGGCCGCCTGGTCGCGGCCAATGCCGCAGACGCACCTGGCGCTGCGCGTGGGCGAAGCGCGTGCGGCCTATGCCAGCCTCTACGGCGGCGGCATGGGCGGCGGTGATACCGGGGCCCCCACAGGGACGGACGCGACCTTCGCGCCGGGCCCCGCGGTCGGCGATGCGTGGCCGGGCGCAGGCGGCACGAGCGCCGACGGCATGGCCCTCGACCGCGCGGCCGCCGACAGCAGCACCGCTGACAGCACGGCCTTCGTCCCGCCGCTCGGCTACGCGGTCGCGCAGTTGCACGGCATCTACATCCTCAGCCAGGCGGCCGACGGCATGATCGTTGTCGACATGCACGCCGCCCATGAGCGCATCGGCTACGAGCGGCTCAAGACCGCGCACGACGGCGAGGGCGTGCGCATGCAGCCGCTGCTGGTGCCGCAGACCGTCGCGGTCTCCGAGCGCGAAGCCGACGTCGCCGAACAGGAAGCGGGCACGCTCGCCGACCTGGGTTTCGAGGTCACGCGCACCGGACCGCAATCGCTGCTGCTGCGCGGCGTGCCGGCACTGCTGGTCGATGGCGACACCGAGGCGCTGTTGCGCGATGTGCTGGCCGATCTGCGCGAGCACGGCGAAAGCCGGCGGGTGCGCGCGGCGCGCGACGAATTGCTGTCGACGATGGCCTGCCATGGCGCGGTGCGCGCGAACCGACGACTGACGGTGCCCGAGATGAATGCCTTGCTGCGGCAGATGGAGGCGACCGAGCGCTCGGGGCAGTGCAATCATGGGCGTCCGACCTGGGCGCATTTCCCGCTCGCGGAGATCGACCGTTGGTTCCTGCGCGGGCGTTGA
- a CDS encoding cytochrome b — protein sequence MSSRWLDSPARYGLVTRLLHWGMAALLAWQFFGMGVKLALGRHALTAFLVGTHKPVGTLLMLLILARGVWGLSQWRRRPPHPPTWVGRAALAGHAALYALMAWVPTVALLREYGSGKGFAPWGIPLFPATGVKQAALMAPANLSHGVLAWTLLALVLGHVLMVALHHLLWRDTTLARMAGRL from the coding sequence ATGTCTTCCCGTTGGCTCGATTCTCCCGCCCGTTATGGCCTAGTCACCCGCCTGCTGCACTGGGGCATGGCTGCGCTGTTGGCGTGGCAGTTCTTCGGCATGGGCGTGAAGCTGGCGCTCGGGCGCCACGCCTTGACCGCGTTCCTGGTCGGCACCCACAAGCCGGTCGGCACGCTGCTGATGCTGCTGATCCTCGCGCGCGGCGTCTGGGGCCTGTCGCAATGGCGGCGCCGGCCGCCGCACCCGCCGACCTGGGTGGGACGCGCGGCACTGGCTGGGCATGCGGCGCTGTACGCGCTGATGGCCTGGGTGCCGACCGTGGCGTTGCTGCGCGAGTACGGCTCGGGCAAGGGCTTCGCGCCGTGGGGGATCCCGCTGTTCCCGGCCACCGGCGTGAAGCAGGCGGCGTTGATGGCGCCGGCCAACCTGTCGCACGGCGTACTCGCCTGGACGCTGCTCGCGCTGGTGCTCGGTCACGTGCTGATGGTCGCGCTGCACCATCTGCTCTGGCGCGACACCACGCTCGCACGGATGGCCGGCCGGCTGTAG
- a CDS encoding alpha-ketoglutarate-dependent dioxygenase AlkB, translating into MDLFPTAAPRILVDDDEGGIRYWTDAVDPATAAAWFEALRDGAHWETQNRPMYDRVVAVPRLLASYRLDALPPELPLAQMGRLVQRLVPAPYTAVGLNLYRDGRDSVAMHHDKLHTLVPGQPITLLSLGGARRMSIRAKNGRGKSIAIELAPGSVLAMSHASQLTHVHGIAKTTRPVGPRISAVFRARPAEKMAAGLYGTHWQGALDR; encoded by the coding sequence ATGGATCTGTTTCCCACCGCCGCGCCGCGGATCCTCGTCGACGACGACGAGGGCGGTATCCGCTACTGGACCGATGCCGTCGATCCGGCGACCGCGGCGGCGTGGTTCGAGGCGCTGCGCGACGGGGCGCATTGGGAGACCCAGAATCGGCCGATGTACGACCGCGTGGTCGCCGTCCCGCGCTTGCTGGCGTCCTATCGGCTTGATGCGCTGCCACCCGAGCTGCCGCTGGCTCAGATGGGCCGTCTCGTGCAGCGACTGGTGCCTGCGCCGTACACCGCAGTCGGGCTCAATCTCTACCGCGACGGCCGCGACAGCGTGGCCATGCATCACGACAAGTTGCATACGTTGGTGCCGGGTCAGCCGATCACATTGCTGTCGCTGGGCGGTGCGCGGCGGATGTCGATCCGCGCGAAGAATGGGCGCGGCAAGTCGATCGCGATCGAACTCGCGCCCGGCAGCGTGCTGGCGATGAGCCATGCCTCGCAGCTGACCCACGTGCACGGGATCGCGAAGACCACGCGCCCGGTCGGGCCACGGATCAGCGCGGTATTCCGCGCGCGCCCGGCGGAGAAGATGGCCGCCGGGCTTTACGGCACCCATTGGCAGGGGGCGCTGGACCGCTAG